From the genome of Brachyhypopomus gauderio isolate BG-103 chromosome 20, BGAUD_0.2, whole genome shotgun sequence, one region includes:
- the LOC143484511 gene encoding microfibril-associated glycoprotein 4-like isoform X2: MTNMVFLALVLPLLVGSTSISQDLFPTDCSDVYAKGQTLSGVYTIYPAGETPVQVYCDMGCLGNNSEGRWTVFQRRMDGSVNFYRPWKHYKNGFGNKYGEYWLGLENLYQLTLKRKYELRVDLQDFEGVTVYARYSSFSVESEAEGYKLHVSGFINGGAGDSMATNNEQKFSTFDKDQDSQKEMNCARSFLGAFWYSACHHANPNGIYLWGRDGTIFAIGNVWYHWKTYDTGLMSIVMKIRPVT; encoded by the exons ATGACA AACATGGTCTTTCTGGCTCTAGTGCTCCCTCTGCTGGTGGGAAGTACCTCTATTTCTCAGGATCTGTTTCCAACAGACTGCTCTGATGTCTATGCTAAAGGCCAAACGCTGAGTGGAGTGTACACCATCTACCCTGCAGGTGAAACACCTGTACAGGTGTACTGTGACATGGGCTGTTTGGGAAATAACTCAGAGGGAAGATGGACG GTGTTTCAGAGGAGAATGGATGGCAGTGTGAATTTCTACAGACCGTGGAAACACTACAAGAACGGTTTTGGAAACAAATACGGAGAATACTGGCTGG GGTTAGAGAATCTATATCAGCTCACACTCAAGAGGAAGTATGAGCTGAGAGTGGACCTGCAGGACTTTGAGGGAGTAACCGTGTACGCCCGGTACTCCTCTTTCTCTGTGGAATCTGAAGCTGAAGGATACAAACTCCATGTTAGTGGCTTCATCaatggaggagcag GTGACTCCATGGCTACAAACAATGAACAGAAGTTCTCCACCTTCGACAAAGACCAAGACTCTCAAAAGGAGATGAACTGCGCTAGATCATTCCTGGGGGCGTTTTGGTACAGTGCCTGCCATCATGCCAACCCTAATGGGATTTATCTGTGGGGACGTGATGGCACCATTTTTGCCATTGGAAATGTGTGGTATCATTGGAAAACATATGATACTGGTCTTATGTCCATCGTTATGAAGATCAGACCTGTGACTTAA
- the LOC143484511 gene encoding microfibril-associated glycoprotein 4-like isoform X1: MFPQNMVFLALVLPLLVGSTSISQDLFPTDCSDVYAKGQTLSGVYTIYPAGETPVQVYCDMGCLGNNSEGRWTVFQRRMDGSVNFYRPWKHYKNGFGNKYGEYWLGLENLYQLTLKRKYELRVDLQDFEGVTVYARYSSFSVESEAEGYKLHVSGFINGGAGDSMATNNEQKFSTFDKDQDSQKEMNCARSFLGAFWYSACHHANPNGIYLWGRDGTIFAIGNVWYHWKTYDTGLMSIVMKIRPVT; encoded by the exons ATGTTTCCACAGAACATGGTCTTTCTGGCTCTAGTGCTCCCTCTGCTGGTGGGAAGTACCTCTATTTCTCAGGATCTGTTTCCAACAGACTGCTCTGATGTCTATGCTAAAGGCCAAACGCTGAGTGGAGTGTACACCATCTACCCTGCAGGTGAAACACCTGTACAGGTGTACTGTGACATGGGCTGTTTGGGAAATAACTCAGAGGGAAGATGGACG GTGTTTCAGAGGAGAATGGATGGCAGTGTGAATTTCTACAGACCGTGGAAACACTACAAGAACGGTTTTGGAAACAAATACGGAGAATACTGGCTGG GGTTAGAGAATCTATATCAGCTCACACTCAAGAGGAAGTATGAGCTGAGAGTGGACCTGCAGGACTTTGAGGGAGTAACCGTGTACGCCCGGTACTCCTCTTTCTCTGTGGAATCTGAAGCTGAAGGATACAAACTCCATGTTAGTGGCTTCATCaatggaggagcag GTGACTCCATGGCTACAAACAATGAACAGAAGTTCTCCACCTTCGACAAAGACCAAGACTCTCAAAAGGAGATGAACTGCGCTAGATCATTCCTGGGGGCGTTTTGGTACAGTGCCTGCCATCATGCCAACCCTAATGGGATTTATCTGTGGGGACGTGATGGCACCATTTTTGCCATTGGAAATGTGTGGTATCATTGGAAAACATATGATACTGGTCTTATGTCCATCGTTATGAAGATCAGACCTGTGACTTAA